tttgatactcCACTCAACCTTTTGATAGTTGTTTTCACCGCCTTGACCTTCAGTGACATTACTTGATTTTGCAATCACTGATTCTAGGCTTGTCATTCAACAGGACATGATCCTGAGAATACATGTGTGTGTCTCCTCACAGCTCTTTGATCTCCTTACATCATGACAACATTTAACAGGATAGACAGACCGGCATGACAGGCAGCTTTTTCCCACAGCTATTgttgatcttctatatattccaAGATTTCCATGATCTGTTCTAGCACATGTTCCTGTCTTAGATCAACACAACTCAAAGTAGAAGATTAGAGTTCATAGGCACAAAAGACTTAATATGCATATTAGTCAACTGAGAAACCGTGCTCATATGATCAATCTCGATCAGTTTCGTCTCAACTAGTTCACAGACAAAGTGATGTCTACTATCAATGTGTTTTGCTTCTTGCTAAGACAAGATATCAGATTGTTGCTCATGAGGAAACATCCTCTCCTTGTACTCCACCCCAATCCAGACCGTTTTACCCACTTTTTGGCACAGGTGCTTTGAGATACTAAAATCCTATCAGCTGATTGATCAACTTGCAATTTCAGAAAGTATTTTAGCTTATCCGCTATACTAATCTCAAACTCCTGTGACATACTCCCCACAGACTGTTGGATCAAAGGTTGACTCGTGAACCCAAGGATAATGTCATTGACATAGATCTGACCAGACATTAGCGTGTTGTCACTGTTAAGAACAACCAATGTTTTGTCTACACTCCCATGAGTGCATCTTTGACCCAGAAGGAACACAGTCAAACTCTCATACCATGCTCTCGGTAGCGTCTTCTGCTTGANNNNNNNNNNNNNNNNNNNNNNNNNNNNNNNNNNNNNNNNNNNNNNNNNNNNNNNNNNNNNNNNNNNNNNNNNNNNNNNNNNNNNNNNNNNNNNNNNNNNNNNNNNNNNNNNNNNNNNNNNNNNNNNNNNNNNNNNNNNNNNNNNNNNNNNNNNNNNNNNNNNNNNNNNNNNNNNNNNNNNNNNNNNNNNNNNNNNNNNNNNNNNNNNNNNNNNNNNNNNNNNNNNNNNNNNNNNNNNNNNNNNNNNNNNNNNNNNNNNNNNNNNNNNNNNNNNNNNNNNNNNNNNNNNNNNNNNNNNNNNNNNNNNNNNNNNNNNNNNNNNNNNNNNNNNNNNNNNNNNNNNNNNNNNNNNNNNNNNNNNNNNNNNNNNNNNNNNNNNNNNNNNNNNNNNNNNNNNNNNNNNNNNNNNNNNNNNNNNNNNNNNNNNNNNNNNNNNNNNNNNNNNNNNNNNNNNNNNNNNNNNNNNNNNNNNNNNGCGTCTTCTGCTTGAGACCATACAGAGCTTTCTTCAGCCGATACACATCCTCAGGATGTTGTGAGTCAACAAggatctcttctttgtttttcacaATGCATCCATTGGCACTACTCTTGTTCTTGACGCTCCTCTTTATCGCCACTGTATTAACATCAACAGAACATTGAGTCAGCTTCCACACATTACTCTGCTCACATTGTCCCAACTCATCTTGCATTGCAGCAAACCAGAATTCTTCATGAGGTGCCTGCTTGTAATTCCTCGAGTCAATGATTGAAGCAAAGTAGGCAAAATGAACAGGATCAGAGTCCTGAGGAACGATGTCAACAGCCTTCTGATTTTTTCCAGTCAGACGAACAGAAACAATCTTCTTTCCTCTGGTAACTCTACCCCCCCTGAATCGCACCGATAACACCATTAGAGGAGTGATTCCAATGAATCTGAGAAGACTAAGAAAGAACATCTGATGAAGACATGAGGCTGACCAAGGCACAATGGCTTGCAGGTTCTTGTTCTTGCTTCTCATCATTTGTTACCAGATCCTCGTCATTAAAATAATAGTAGAGACTTCCAAACACATGAGAGTGGCTCAATGTAGGATACTTCCCTTTCCATAACTCATAGGAAGTCTTGTCGGTTCCTGATTGAGCAAACACCCAGTTGATGATGTAGCAGGCAGTATGAACAGCTTCACTCCAAAACCAATTAGGAACCTTATTCTCATGCAACATTGCTCGTGCCATCACCTGTAGTTTCTTGTCCTTCTGCTCTACAGCTTTATCCCGTTCTGATGTTCTTGGAACAGAGTATTGACGAGTAAGACCTTTGTTGCAAGGACCCCACATGAAGTGTGGGTCATCTTTCAGCTCAGGAATTCCAAACACAGCTCCTTGACTAGCACACTTCAACATTGTACACATATTCAAGCGATCAAGTTTTTGATACCACATATCAGTGTCCAATGTAGTGGTTGTGTTGACGCACTGCATTGTTGATTCCCACATGTAATAGTTGTTACTAGATCTCCTTCCTTTGAGCCGAACAGATCCTTGCTGATCAACTACCTCACACCCCTTCTTGGTAAAAGTAACATTCAGACATTCATCACATAGTTGACTGATGCTTATCAGATTTGCCTTCAAACCATCCACCAAGACTACATCCTTTAGGTGTGATTGAGAGTCACCATCAGTTGTACCCTTTCCTCGGATTATTCCTTTATCTCCAGTACCAAAGGTAACTCTTCCTTCATCAACAGCCTCTATATGTGACAGAGCATTAAGAGCTCCTGTCATATGCGTAGAGCATCCACTATCAAAGTACCACTTGATCTGATCACCCTCTACTCTTTTGGCCGCGTATGCCATTTGGTAGTTGAGCTCATCTTTCCTGATtacatcctcttcttctgacCTGACCTCGTTCTCCTTGTTATCTTCAGCATCACTCAGTAGCACTACAGAGTCGTTCAAAGATTCACCCTTGTTATATTCTTTTCTTCCTTGAGGTAGTGCAATGGCCTGCATAATTTCTACTAAATGATTAAACTTAATCTCTTCTAAGTTTAGGGAGTCAACTACAGCAGACCTGTGCGGTTGAAGCTTATCGGACAAACTCCCAAGGAACTTTTTCACCATTGACTCATCGCTGTATCGTTTTCCTAAAACTACAGCCTTTTGTGCGATTTCATTCAACCTATTGTTGTAGCTAGCAACAAATTCTTTTTCCGTCATGTGAAGTCTCTCAAATTCATATGCCAGATTGTCCAATCTGATGCGCCTAGCACTGCTTGTGCCTTCAAACAAGATTACCAGACAGTTCCACGCTTCCTTGGCAGCCACACACCCTCGTACCTGAATGAAGATCTCCATTGGCAGAGCATTGAAGATCACTAATAATGCTTGGgagttatattttgattttgctttttcttcaGCTGTCCATCTCATCTTCtgttttgaaacaaaatcaCCTTTCTCGTCCTTGACCATAGGAGATGACCAGCCATCCTCCACAGCAATCCACGCTTCCACAGCAATGCTCAAAATAGTCTGCTTCACCCTGGCTTTCCAGAACCCAAAACTCTCAGAGTCTAATTTCAGTAGTTTTGGTGACACACCGAAGTTCAGTGATATCACCATACCCATgtcgcaagatctcacctgttatAAAAGGATATCAGAACTTTTATCAGGTGTCCGCTCTAATACCAATTGTAAGGGTATAGAGATACACACAGATGATAAATCCACTTGgaaacgcgccaagcaaacACTTCTTATTCAATCTTATACACAAACTTAtgtttcttacaagacttgaacctcagctcactctcctatctatctgacacaacaccctgtgtagattcAAGAGAAACTAACACACTCTCCTTCTAAGCCTTTTTATAATTGCTTGAAGGTTACAAATCTCACCACTTTATCTCCAAGAGTGCTACCATTTTTCTAGGCTAGCCCACGTCTACTTATACTCGCACCAAAGATTTCTAACCTAAATCTTTGTGCatcataacaaaaaagaaacaatctttaTCGAATATCCTTATTCCCTTATCGAGATATACTCTTaatatcttcgagtatatcaCAATCGCTTCTTCTTTCCAGATCCATTGGCTTGTCACCTTGTCGAACAATCTTCCTCCAGCTCAGCACTCCATGCCACGTCAACTAATCAAGCCTCTGGCACTTTCCATAGCATCGTGGCACCGacagagctctgatgcacttacAGTATCTACATGTATGTAAAACAACTCACAAAAAGGTGAAAGACGTGAAACTAAGTATAAATAATCCTTCacctttttttgtcaaaatactTGCTTTCATTCACTTGAGTTCAAGTACAGAGGGATACAAAGatccaaaaactaaaacaagagcATACAAAGGCATTTCCTAGTGCCAAACATAAAAAGATAGATTACATCGATCATTAATCCAAGAGAGCTTTGAGTCATTAGCTAAAGAGCAAATAACACATGAGAGATCAAGGTATGTCGATAAGCCTTCCATGAGAAACTCAGTGGAAAGAGAGATGGTCCCTGTCAAACTAAGACTAGTGGACGTTGAAAGAGTAGTCATGGCTAAGCATCTCACCGGCGTGAAGATAGCTACTTGAGGTAGTACAAGGGCCATAACATGGAGCTTAAGAATCTTGGGAGCAAAGAAGCTCACCAATGAAGCTAAAAGGAGGGTGCGCCAAAGATAGGTGAAAAATCGTGGTATAATAGGTGGAGTCTCTCTCGCATAAAATCCTTGGCTATGGAGATTAAGGCTTCCGCACAAAGCTTGCGGTCGGTGTGACACGGACAGATGACAATTCAGATTTTTGGGCAAAAGGTAAAAGGTGGTTGATAGTGATAACAGGTTGACATTACAGATAAGAGTGAAGTTCTTTGGGTGGTGGCTGCAATAGCTAGCTAGTATTGACAACGGGTGACTATTGACAAAGGAACTACCAAATACATAGTCATACTGGCAATAAGAGTTCAGAGCTGAATCGCCTAATAGCTTCAGAGCCAAGGGAATATAGATGACTACCACATAAAGAGCATAAACCAGTGCTCTACCTAGCTGATGGAGACACCCTAGCAGTCTAATCGGTGTATACCTCGAGAGGAGTTTCCTACCTAAAAGGACATACTCATGATTTGGACCTTGATACGAGCTAGGAGTTTTAACAGAGTAGGAAGAGGTTGACCTGGATATTTGGAAGTTGGGCTGAGAAGAAGCACTAGGGTTTACACTTGGTGGCCACAGAGAAGAGAATGAGCGACGACTGGTCGGAGTGGGTGACTGTTGCAGTGATAAGAGCATCTCCGGTGAAAACAGAGACAGTCCAGCCAAGCTCTGTTGGTGGTGAGTAAATAGAGCGGATGTCCAGAAGTTTGGTAAGACCGTAGCCCTAAAGAGAAGTTCGCCGTGCACCGTCGACATCTTCCCCCGGAAAGGCGCATCTGATGGTTCAGAAGGATATTCCTTTGCCATCAACAAAACCAAGGTGAAGAACTTTTCAGGTGAGAACAAGAATCTGGATTTTGAGTTATACAGCACAGTAGACAATCGATCCGCTATCGCAGAACCTGGGACTATGTATAGACGGGTGGAAATCGCCGGAGACCACCCTCTTTCTTTGCGATAGAAATTATTCAGATCTAGATTTTACAAGCTTTTAAAAAGTagtcaaaaaattataaaaataaaaaaaaaaaaggaaaaaacacagaaaaggaaaagaagaagaagaaagatgggagCAGGGAAGGAGTGTAACAGAGAtctcccgacgccggcgagccaAAGCTACGCCGACGTCAGAAGTTTTTTGCGAAAAAGTTGCCTCGATATTGGTGCCTAGGAGAAAAACTGTcttattgttttaattaaaagaataaagaCCATAAATATGCCTTCACCTATGACATATTACCCtgcattagtttatttattcatGGTATTTTTTATTACAAGAGAAACCACATGCTTCTCGTAATTATAGAAACCCATATATGGCAAATTAAAGGGATTCAtcagttataatttataacaacaacaatatggAGGTTCAGAAGGATATAGAGTACGACATCCTCCTGTCACATAGCCCAATGCTATGCAGTCCACGCTGCATTTATAATTATCATATGAACCTATACATTGAGAAATGCATTTTTGGCCGTTGATAGTTGCTTTGATCTCTGcacatatatacacaaattcCACAGTAATCAAACTATAAAATGCATATTTGTACAACATACCAAATTACATTTTCAAAGATTCATGTTCtttgataattttcttaaaattctcCATAGTGTAGattgcttttaaaaaatatatatgattaaagcTAACTAATTGAAAGTATAAAAAGTACCTGATGCCATAGCGTTTTGGGAAGACATCGAAACAACCAATataactaaaagaaaagaagttactaagatttttgtgaaacccatcatcttcttcttatcttggTGTAAAAGTTTATTGAAGAAAAGTGGTCTGCAATTTTTTAGATCTTGAATAATCCTTATTTATAGAACAATTAATCTTGGAAATGAAAACATAAAtcctattattttattttcccaaaaaatctcaattttttaTACTACTTTTCTGTATTTCTTACCATAAAGAGTTCTTTCATATTTGTCAACAACATCATAGTTTGggtaaaaatatattgaataaaGTATTTACATAAATATCTTGGAATCAAACAAGTATCATTTGACTTCCAAAAAACAATctcaatccttttttttttggttgtctgTATATTTTGCTATAATTAGCCTTTCATATTTGGTCAACTTTTGTTGCATTATCAATTTATTCTTACACTCACTCAACAAACACATATACAAGGATACACAATTACAACTGATCTCATGGAGCCTATAGTTACCAACACTGCTTATATGCTGGTCCTAACTTGTTACAGAATGAAGGTCgtactctgttttcttctccaCCAGCATCAAGGAATATACTAAAGCTTaattagatgatgatgattgatgatattGTATGTTTCCGAGACTTTTGACAACAAtctgtatttttctattatatCACGCTTATACACATTTTTGATTTATACAATTATCGTTCTTCGTACGTTATCTACATGTATTTTATGTAAAACAactcacaaagaaaaaaaaaaaaaaaaaaaaaaaaagNNNNNNNNNNNNNNNNNNNNNNNNNNNNNNNNNNNNNNNNNNNNNNNNNNNNNNNNNNNNNNNNNNNNNNNNNNNNNNNNNNNNNNNNNNNNNNNNNNNNNNNNNNNNNNNNNNNNNNNNNNNNNNNNNNNNNNNNNNNNNNNNNNNNNNNNNNNNNNNNNNNNNNNNNNNNNNNNNNNNNNNNNNNNNNNNNNNNNNNNNNNNNNNNNNNNNNNNNNNNNNNNNNNNNNNNNNNNNNNNNNNNNNNNNNNNNNNNNNNNNNNNNNNNNNNNNNNNNNNNNNNNNNNNNNNNNNNNNNNNNNNNNNNNNNNNNNNNNNNNNNNNNNNNNNNNNNNNNNNNNNNNNNNNNNNNNNN
The sequence above is drawn from the Camelina sativa cultivar DH55 chromosome 4, Cs, whole genome shotgun sequence genome and encodes:
- the LOC109132506 gene encoding defensin-like protein 50 produces the protein MGFTKILVTSFLLVILVVSMSSQNAMASEIKATINGQKCISQCIGSYDNYKCSVDCIALGYVTGGCRTLYPSEPPYCCCYKL